The window GGCGATTCGGCAATCCACTTTCAAACTCGCAGCGGGGTACTGACGTGTGCGCGGAACGGGGATTTCATCGAACTCGATTTTCCCGCCACTCCGCCGACGCCAATTTCACCGCCGCTGGGCTTGGCTGCAGCCCTGGGCGCCGAGCCGCGCGAAGTGTTGCAGACCAAGTTCGACTACGTTGCGATTTTTGATTCAGCCGAAGTGGTTCGTTCGCTGCGGCCAGATTTTCGCGCGCTGGGGGCGTACCCCGTGCGCGGCATCGTGGTCAGCGCACTTGCAGATGACTCGCAATTCGATATTGTTGCTCGCTTTTTCGGGCCGGCGGCGGGTATCGACGAGGATCCGGTCACGGGTTCGGCCTACTGCGGTTTGCTCCCGTACTGGTCCTCGATCTTGAATCGCAACGAAATGACCGCCTACCAGGCATCGCGTCGCGGCGGCATGATTCGGCTGCGACAGAATGGCGACCGCGTGATTCTGGGCGGCCAAGCCGTCGTCATCTGGCAGGGCGAATTGCTCTGACCACCGGTGCCCCGGCCGCACGGCAATGTACAATCTGTTCGCGGCGATTAAGATTTCAACGCCTCATTCATCTTCGAACCTCCTCACTGAAAACAGCCATGGCATTTGGATTCGGCATTGTTGGTTGCGGCATGATCTCCCGCTTTCACGCCCGCGCGATTGCGGACATCAAGGGCGCCAAGGTCGTCGCCTGCTTCAGCAAAACGGCTGAATCGGCGACGAAGTTTGCCGCCGAAATCCCCGGCTGCACGGCGTACACCAACCTCGACGAAATGCTCGCCGATCCCAAGCTCGACGGCATTGCCATCTGCACGCCGAGCGGCGCGCACATGGAAGCCTGCGTCGCTGCTGCGAAGGCAGGCAAGCATGTGGTTGTCGAAAAGCCCCTTGATGTGACCCTGGCCCGCTGCGATGCCATGATCAACGCCTGCGAAAAAGCGGGCGTCGTGCTGGCCACGATTTTTCCCTCGCGGTTTCACGAATCGGCACAGCTGCTGAAGCAAGCCATCGATAAAGGTCGCTTCGGCCGGATGACGCTCGGCGATGCCTACGTGAAATGGTTTCGCACGCAGCAGTATTACGACAGCGGCGCCTGGCGGGGAACGTGGAAGCTCGACGGCGGCGGCGCGCTGATGAACCAGGCCATTCACAGTCTCGATCTGCTGCTGTGGTTCATGGGCCCGGTGGCCGAAGTGACTGCCGCGACAGCAACCCTGGCGCACGAACGGATCGAAGTGGAAGACGTCGTTGTCGCCACGATCAAATTCAAAAGCGGCGCGCTGGGCGTGATCGAAGCGAGCACGGCGACTTTTCCGGGTGAACTCAAGCGGATCGAAATCCACGGCAACGAAGGCTCGGCCTGCATG is drawn from Anatilimnocola floriformis and contains these coding sequences:
- a CDS encoding PhzF family phenazine biosynthesis protein; amino-acid sequence: MTNRPRIRCWQVDAFTNRPFSGNPAAVCWLEKEDDPQWMQSVAAEMNLAETAFVRRVGGEYELRWFTPTIEVDLCGHATLASAHAMWFAGIVPGDSAIHFQTRSGVLTCARNGDFIELDFPATPPTPISPPLGLAAALGAEPREVLQTKFDYVAIFDSAEVVRSLRPDFRALGAYPVRGIVVSALADDSQFDIVARFFGPAAGIDEDPVTGSAYCGLLPYWSSILNRNEMTAYQASRRGGMIRLRQNGDRVILGGQAVVIWQGELL
- a CDS encoding Gfo/Idh/MocA family protein, which translates into the protein MAFGFGIVGCGMISRFHARAIADIKGAKVVACFSKTAESATKFAAEIPGCTAYTNLDEMLADPKLDGIAICTPSGAHMEACVAAAKAGKHVVVEKPLDVTLARCDAMINACEKAGVVLATIFPSRFHESAQLLKQAIDKGRFGRMTLGDAYVKWFRTQQYYDSGAWRGTWKLDGGGALMNQAIHSLDLLLWFMGPVAEVTAATATLAHERIEVEDVVVATIKFKSGALGVIEASTATFPGELKRIEIHGNEGSACMREEDIIRWEFAKKTKADEDLLAKMAGKTHTGGGAADPKAIGHHGHTKLFQDFLNAVKKGKQPLINGHEGRKSVEVILAIYKAAETGKAVQLPLAKDPTWTKRTLKK